From the Acidovorax carolinensis genome, one window contains:
- a CDS encoding TMEM165/GDT1 family protein — protein sequence MEAFFVSTAIVALAEMGDKTQLLALVLAARFRKPWPIVLGILVATLANHGLAGAVGAWVTTVVGPQVLRWILGASFIAMAVWMLIPDKLDEGDADGTPRWGVFGTTLVAFFLAEMGDKTQIATVMLAAQYNAYLWVVAGTTLGMMLANAPVVWLGDRITRLVPIRIVHIVSAVIFVVLGLVAIFAPA from the coding sequence ATGGAAGCCTTTTTTGTTTCTACCGCCATCGTCGCCCTGGCCGAGATGGGCGACAAGACCCAGTTGCTGGCGCTGGTATTGGCCGCGCGCTTCCGCAAGCCCTGGCCCATCGTTCTGGGCATTCTGGTCGCCACGCTGGCCAACCACGGGCTGGCGGGGGCCGTCGGTGCCTGGGTGACCACGGTGGTGGGGCCGCAGGTCTTGCGCTGGATACTGGGCGCTTCGTTCATCGCCATGGCGGTCTGGATGTTGATCCCGGACAAGCTCGACGAAGGGGATGCCGACGGCACGCCGCGCTGGGGCGTGTTTGGCACCACCCTGGTGGCCTTCTTTCTGGCCGAGATGGGCGACAAGACGCAGATCGCCACCGTCATGCTGGCGGCGCAATACAACGCCTACCTGTGGGTGGTGGCCGGGACCACGCTGGGCATGATGCTGGCCAATGCGCCCGTGGTCTGGCTGGGCGACCGCATCACGCGCCTGGTGCCCATCCGCATCGTGCACATTGTGTCTGCGGTCATTTTTGTGGTCCTCGGGCTGGTGGCGATTTTTGCGCCAGCGTAA
- a CDS encoding RNA recognition motif domain-containing protein, whose translation MGNKLYVGNLPYSFRDEDLQQTFSQYGTVGSAKVMMERDTGRSKGFGFVEMGSDAEAQAAIQGVHGTNFGGRDLVVNEARPMEPRAPRSGGFGGGSGGGGGYGGGGGGYGGGGRSGGGGGGGYGGGRSSY comes from the coding sequence ATGGGCAACAAACTTTACGTGGGCAACCTGCCCTACTCTTTCCGCGACGAAGACCTGCAGCAGACCTTCAGCCAGTACGGCACGGTCGGCAGCGCCAAGGTCATGATGGAGCGCGACACCGGCCGCTCCAAGGGTTTCGGCTTTGTCGAAATGGGCAGCGATGCTGAAGCCCAAGCCGCCATCCAAGGCGTGCATGGCACCAACTTCGGCGGCCGTGACCTCGTGGTCAACGAAGCGCGCCCCATGGAGCCACGCGCTCCCCGTAGCGGCGGCTTCGGCGGCGGCAGCGGTGGTGGCGGCGGCTACGGTGGTGGCGGTGGCGGCTACGGTGGTGGTGGCCGCAGCGGTGGCGGCGGCGGTGGTGGTTACGGCGGTGGCCGCAGCAGCTACTAA
- a CDS encoding RNA recognition motif domain-containing protein: MGNKLYVGNLPYSVRDSDLEQAFGQFGAVTSAKVMMERDTGRSKGFGFVEMGSDAEAQAAIQGMNGQPLGGRGIVVNEARPMEPRPPRSGGGGFGGGGGYGGGGYGGGGGGRSGGGGGYGGGGSYGGGREGGGGGGYGGGGGRGDGGGYGGGGGGRSEGGFRSPYGSGSRNGGGRSGGGGGYGGGSSY, encoded by the coding sequence ATGGGCAACAAACTGTATGTCGGCAACCTGCCGTACTCGGTGCGCGACAGCGATCTGGAACAGGCCTTTGGCCAATTTGGTGCCGTGACGAGCGCCAAGGTCATGATGGAGCGCGACACCGGTCGCTCCAAGGGCTTCGGCTTCGTCGAAATGGGCAGTGACGCCGAAGCGCAGGCCGCCATTCAGGGCATGAACGGCCAGCCTTTGGGTGGTCGCGGCATCGTCGTCAACGAAGCCCGCCCTATGGAGCCCCGTCCGCCTCGCAGTGGTGGTGGTGGTTTTGGCGGTGGCGGCGGATATGGCGGCGGCGGATACGGTGGCGGTGGCGGTGGCCGCAGTGGTGGAGGCGGCGGTTATGGCGGCGGCGGGAGCTACGGCGGTGGCCGTGAAGGCGGCGGTGGTGGTGGCTACGGTGGCGGTGGTGGCCGAGGCGATGGCGGCGGTTATGGTGGTGGCGGCGGTGGCCGCAGCGAAGGCGGCTTCCGCAGCCCCTACGGCTCGGGCTCACGCAATGGCGGTGGCCGCAGCGGCGGCGGTGGTGGCTATGGTGGCGGCAGCAGCTACTGA
- a CDS encoding SDR family oxidoreductase encodes MTAPLVFITGASSGIGQALALRFHQAGYRLALVARRTSDMKSWASAQGIGADSYQIYSADVSVPESIMAAGQDCIARQGVPDVVIANAGISVGMDTAIRADIDVMARTFATNNIGMAATFQPFVDGMVQRRGGTLVGIGSVAGIRGLPGHGAYCASKAAVISYCESLRGEMRPHGVRVVTISPGYIDTPLTRQNRYAMPFLMQADCFADRAFKAIAAGVSYRVIPWQMGVVAKLLRLLPNALFDALLAGRPRKRRQDEVQ; translated from the coding sequence ATGACGGCCCCGCTCGTTTTCATCACGGGTGCCTCCAGCGGCATTGGCCAGGCGCTGGCCCTGCGTTTTCATCAGGCCGGCTATCGGCTGGCACTGGTGGCACGGCGCACATCTGACATGAAATCATGGGCTAGCGCACAAGGGATAGGCGCTGATAGCTATCAAATATATAGTGCCGATGTGTCGGTGCCTGAAAGCATCATGGCCGCGGGCCAGGACTGCATCGCGCGCCAGGGCGTGCCTGATGTCGTCATTGCCAACGCCGGCATCAGCGTGGGCATGGACACCGCCATCCGCGCCGATATCGACGTCATGGCGCGCACCTTCGCCACCAACAACATCGGCATGGCGGCCACCTTCCAGCCGTTCGTGGATGGCATGGTGCAGCGCCGGGGCGGCACCCTGGTCGGTATTGGCAGTGTGGCGGGCATTCGCGGCTTGCCCGGGCATGGTGCTTATTGCGCCAGCAAGGCGGCGGTCATCAGCTATTGCGAGAGCCTGCGCGGCGAAATGCGTCCGCACGGGGTGCGCGTGGTCACGATTTCGCCAGGCTATATCGACACGCCGCTTACGCGCCAGAACCGCTATGCCATGCCGTTCCTGATGCAGGCCGACTGTTTTGCCGACCGTGCCTTCAAGGCCATTGCTGCGGGGGTGAGTTACCGGGTCATACCCTGGCAGATGGGCGTGGTCGCCAAGCTGCTGCGCCTGCTTCCGAACGCGCTGTTTGACGCACTGCTGGCGGGCCGGCCCAGAAAGCGCCGCCAGGATGAGGTGCAATAA
- the lptC gene encoding LPS export ABC transporter periplasmic protein LptC, with amino-acid sequence MSPVLRQGWDRFTLYLPIILMGLLALGTWWLVRNAPAPIAAAAPSSNGNQPDYFMKVFSVKSFDATGRMQSEIKGDMGRHFPDTDTLEIDNVRMRSVTPQGVVTLATANRALSNADGSEVQLFGNAVVTRETQPRLEFRGEFLHAFTQAERVRSDQPVVLIRGNDQFTADAMEYDHLDQVLQLRGRVRGVLMPAAPR; translated from the coding sequence ATGAGCCCGGTGCTGCGCCAGGGCTGGGATCGGTTTACGCTGTACCTCCCGATCATCCTCATGGGGCTGCTGGCCCTGGGCACCTGGTGGCTGGTGCGCAATGCCCCCGCGCCCATTGCCGCAGCGGCTCCGTCCAGCAACGGCAACCAGCCGGACTATTTCATGAAGGTCTTTTCGGTCAAGAGCTTTGACGCCACCGGGCGGATGCAAAGCGAGATCAAGGGCGACATGGGGCGGCATTTTCCCGACACGGACACCCTGGAAATCGACAATGTGCGCATGCGCTCGGTGACGCCGCAGGGCGTTGTCACGCTGGCTACGGCCAATCGCGCATTGAGCAATGCCGATGGCTCTGAGGTGCAGCTTTTCGGCAATGCGGTGGTCACGCGCGAGACGCAGCCGCGCCTGGAATTTCGGGGCGAATTCCTGCACGCCTTTACCCAGGCCGAGCGCGTGCGCTCCGACCAGCCCGTCGTGCTCATCCGGGGCAACGACCAGTTCACGGCCGACGCCATGGAATATGACCACCTCGACCAGGTGCTGCAGTTGCGCGGGCGTGTGCGGGGCGTGCTGATGCCTGCGGCGCCGCGATAA
- a CDS encoding KdsC family phosphatase, whose protein sequence is MPPIEMTLPVLQFPPELLLRAQGMRVAFFDVDGVLTDGSLYISEAGETLKRFNTLDGHGLKLLQKAGITPAVITGRDSAPLRLRLQALGVEHAVFGTEDKRPAAEQILSNLGLSWTQAAAMGDDWPDLPVMRRCALACAPANAHVEVRHAAHHTTLARGGEGAAREFCDLLLVASGRYAGLLADYTL, encoded by the coding sequence ATGCCTCCCATTGAAATGACCCTGCCCGTGCTGCAATTTCCCCCCGAGCTGCTGTTGCGCGCCCAAGGCATGCGCGTAGCCTTTTTTGATGTGGACGGGGTGCTGACCGATGGCAGCCTGTACATCAGCGAAGCCGGCGAAACGCTCAAGCGCTTCAACACCCTGGATGGGCATGGCCTCAAGTTGCTGCAGAAGGCCGGCATCACCCCGGCCGTGATCACCGGTCGCGATTCGGCCCCGTTGCGCCTGCGTTTGCAGGCGCTCGGTGTCGAGCATGCCGTTTTTGGCACCGAAGACAAGCGCCCGGCGGCTGAGCAGATCCTGTCGAACCTGGGGCTTTCCTGGACGCAGGCTGCCGCCATGGGCGACGACTGGCCGGATCTGCCCGTCATGCGCCGCTGCGCCCTGGCCTGTGCCCCGGCCAATGCCCACGTGGAAGTGCGCCATGCCGCGCACCACACCACCCTGGCGCGTGGCGGTGAAGGCGCGGCGCGCGAGTTCTGCGACCTGTTGCTGGTGGCCAGTGGCCGCTATGCAGGCCTGCTGGCGGACTACACCCTATGA
- a CDS encoding KpsF/GutQ family sugar-phosphate isomerase, producing the protein MTPVALSPFDPDQVLRLARETFDIEAAALTGLAARLDARFVQAVQRVLQTTGRVVVMGMGKSGHIGRKIAATLASTGTPAFFVHPAEASHGDLGMVTADDLVLAISNSGESGELTALLPVLKRLGVPLIAMTGGLQSTLARHADLTLDCSVEREACPLNLAPTASTTAQLAMGDALAVALLDARGFRPEDFARSHPGGALGRKLLTHVSDVMRSGDAVPRVLPEASFSELMREMSAKGLGSAAVVDGAGQVLGIFTDGDLRRRIEAGADLRTATAAQVMHATPRRIAPDALAVNAAEMMETHGITSVLVVGANGTLEGVVHIRDLMRAKVI; encoded by the coding sequence ATGACTCCCGTCGCCCTCTCCCCTTTTGATCCGGATCAGGTCCTGCGCCTGGCGCGGGAAACGTTTGACATCGAGGCCGCTGCCCTCACGGGGTTGGCCGCACGCCTGGACGCCCGGTTTGTGCAGGCCGTGCAGCGCGTGCTGCAGACCACAGGGCGTGTGGTGGTCATGGGCATGGGCAAGAGCGGCCATATCGGGCGCAAGATTGCGGCCACCCTGGCGTCCACCGGCACGCCGGCGTTCTTTGTGCATCCTGCCGAGGCCAGCCACGGCGATCTGGGCATGGTGACCGCCGACGATCTGGTGCTGGCCATCTCCAACAGCGGCGAAAGCGGCGAGCTCACGGCGCTGCTGCCGGTGCTCAAGCGCCTGGGCGTGCCCCTGATTGCCATGACGGGCGGCCTGCAATCCACACTGGCGCGCCACGCCGACCTCACGCTCGACTGCAGCGTGGAGCGCGAAGCCTGCCCGCTGAACCTGGCGCCCACGGCCAGCACCACCGCGCAACTGGCCATGGGCGATGCCCTGGCCGTGGCCTTGCTCGATGCGCGGGGTTTTCGCCCGGAGGACTTTGCCCGTTCGCACCCCGGCGGCGCCCTGGGCCGCAAACTGCTGACGCATGTGAGCGACGTCATGCGCTCGGGCGACGCCGTTCCGCGCGTCTTGCCCGAAGCCTCTTTCAGCGAACTGATGCGGGAGATGAGTGCCAAGGGGCTGGGCTCCGCCGCCGTGGTCGATGGCGCGGGGCAGGTGCTTGGCATCTTTACCGACGGTGACTTGCGCCGCCGCATCGAGGCGGGCGCCGACCTGCGCACGGCCACGGCCGCCCAGGTCATGCACGCCACGCCCCGCCGCATTGCGCCCGACGCCCTGGCGGTGAATGCCGCCGAAATGATGGAGACCCACGGCATCACCAGCGTGCTGGTGGTGGGGGCGAACGGAACGCTGGAAGGCGTGGTCCACATCCGCGACCTGATGCGCGCGAAAGTCATATGA
- a CDS encoding monovalent cation:proton antiporter-2 (CPA2) family protein, with the protein MSSLALTLLYLLAAVLGVVVCRSLKLPPMLGYLAAGVLIGPHALALAQNSEGVRHLGEFGVVFLMFAIGLEFSLPKLRAMRRQVFGLGLMQVVLTMLVVTGLALAMAHLVGGVWEMGWQSALALSGVLAMSSTAIVVKLMAERSELESEHGRRVMGILLFQDLAVVPLLVLIPALGSSPDRLLTALGLALVKAAVLVGLLLTGGQRLMRWWLTQVARRKSDELFMLNLLLITLGLAWLTELAGLSLALGAFIAGVLVSETEYRHQVGTDIRPFHDVLLGLFFITIGMMLDWHILVDRWALVLVLITVPLLLKLVLILVLARSMGATTGVALRTGLYLAQAGEFGFVLLSLTLENGLVQPALMNPILAAMVLSMLATPFLIMYSNRIVMKLVASDWLQQSLQMTAIARKSINTSKHVIICGFGRCGQNLARMLEREGIPYMALDLDPDRVRQAAAAGHSVVFGDATRLQALMAAGLVRASAVAVTYLDVPSALKVLANTRAHAPQVPVVVRTQDDLHLDKLQAAGATEVVPEAIEGSLMLASHALALVGVPMRRVLRLVQDQRDARYNLLRGYFHGADDDTVNERDQERLSTVTLPPGAKVIGQALGGLALPAMGVRVVNLRRGDGHPGAAGAEALLASGDTLVLSGHPAALALAEDKLLRG; encoded by the coding sequence ATGTCCTCACTCGCGCTGACCTTGCTTTATCTTCTGGCCGCGGTGTTGGGCGTGGTGGTGTGTCGCAGCCTCAAACTGCCGCCGATGCTGGGCTACCTTGCCGCAGGCGTGCTGATCGGGCCCCATGCACTGGCGCTGGCGCAGAACTCGGAAGGGGTGCGGCACCTCGGCGAATTCGGGGTGGTGTTCCTGATGTTCGCCATCGGGCTCGAATTCAGCCTGCCCAAGCTGCGCGCCATGCGGCGCCAGGTGTTTGGCCTGGGGCTGATGCAGGTGGTGCTGACCATGCTCGTGGTCACCGGGCTGGCGCTGGCCATGGCGCATCTGGTGGGCGGTGTGTGGGAGATGGGCTGGCAGTCAGCCCTGGCGCTGTCGGGTGTGCTGGCCATGAGCAGCACGGCCATCGTGGTCAAGCTGATGGCCGAGCGCTCCGAACTTGAAAGTGAGCATGGTCGGCGCGTGATGGGGATCCTGCTGTTCCAGGACCTGGCGGTGGTGCCCCTGCTGGTGTTGATTCCGGCCCTGGGCTCGTCGCCAGACCGCCTGCTGACGGCGCTGGGGCTCGCGCTGGTCAAGGCGGCGGTGCTGGTGGGCCTGCTGCTGACGGGTGGCCAGCGCCTGATGCGCTGGTGGCTTACGCAGGTGGCGCGGCGCAAGAGCGACGAGCTGTTCATGCTGAACCTGCTGCTGATCACGCTGGGGCTGGCCTGGCTGACCGAGCTGGCAGGCCTGAGCCTGGCCCTGGGCGCCTTCATTGCGGGGGTGCTGGTCTCGGAGACCGAATACCGGCACCAGGTGGGCACGGATATCCGCCCGTTCCACGACGTGCTGCTGGGTCTGTTCTTCATCACCATCGGCATGATGCTGGACTGGCACATTCTGGTGGACCGCTGGGCGCTGGTGCTGGTGCTGATCACGGTGCCGCTGCTGCTCAAGCTGGTGCTCATCCTGGTACTGGCGCGCAGCATGGGTGCCACCACCGGAGTGGCCTTGCGCACCGGCCTGTATCTGGCACAGGCGGGTGAGTTTGGCTTTGTGCTGCTGTCGCTCACGCTGGAAAACGGGCTGGTGCAGCCGGCGCTCATGAACCCCATCTTGGCGGCCATGGTGCTGTCGATGCTGGCCACGCCGTTTCTCATCATGTACAGCAACCGCATCGTGATGAAGCTGGTGGCCAGCGACTGGCTGCAGCAGTCGCTACAGATGACCGCCATCGCGCGCAAGTCCATCAACACCAGCAAGCATGTGATCATTTGCGGCTTTGGCCGCTGCGGCCAGAACCTGGCCCGGATGCTGGAACGCGAAGGCATTCCTTACATGGCGCTCGATCTGGACCCCGACCGCGTGCGCCAGGCCGCCGCCGCGGGCCATTCCGTGGTCTTTGGGGATGCCACCCGCCTGCAGGCGCTGATGGCGGCGGGGCTGGTGCGGGCCAGCGCGGTGGCGGTGACCTATCTGGACGTTCCGTCGGCGCTCAAGGTGCTGGCCAACACGCGCGCCCATGCGCCGCAGGTGCCCGTGGTGGTGCGCACCCAGGACGACCTGCACCTGGACAAGCTGCAGGCCGCTGGCGCCACCGAGGTGGTGCCCGAGGCCATCGAGGGCTCGCTCATGCTGGCCAGCCACGCGCTGGCGCTGGTGGGCGTGCCCATGCGCCGGGTGCTGCGGCTGGTGCAGGACCAGCGCGATGCGCGCTACAACCTGCTGCGTGGCTACTTCCATGGCGCGGATGACGACACCGTGAACGAGCGCGATCAGGAGCGCCTGTCGACCGTCACGCTGCCGCCCGGGGCCAAGGTCATCGGTCAAGCGCTGGGCGGGCTGGCCCTGCCCGCCATGGGCGTGCGGGTGGTCAATTTGCGGCGCGGCGACGGCCATCCGGGTGCCGCAGGGGCTGAAGCGCTGCTGGCGTCGGGAGATACGCTGGTGCTGTCGGGGCACCCTGCTGCGCTGGCATTGGCCGAGGACAAGTTGCTGCGGGGGTGA
- a CDS encoding IS30 family transposase encodes MTKKNYQHLSQSERHAIALGLQQKQTLSAIARALGRCKSTISRECQRNAGAKAYTSKFAQQRSDRRRCFARPQPKLHRDGPLFKIVRDYLLRHWSPQQIAGQLKKLHPDNKRKQVSHESIYTCIYAQPRGELKKELVACLRMARAKRWPRSKGEDRRGQITDLLSIHVRPPEIEDRQLPGHWEGDLIKGKGNASAIGTLLERTTRLVVLVKLPHPNPATAAHVLQAFSDKLNGIASPMRQSLTYDRGSEMAEHAKLTENTGMKVYFCDPYSPWQRGSNENTNGLLRQYFPKGTDLSGYSQEYLDAVADELNGRPRMTLGWSKPIEVYAEHLARLTLQPDSVH; translated from the coding sequence ATGACAAAGAAGAACTACCAGCATTTGAGCCAGAGCGAACGCCATGCGATAGCCTTGGGGCTGCAGCAAAAGCAAACCCTCAGCGCCATAGCGCGGGCCTTGGGGCGCTGCAAGAGCACCATCAGCCGGGAATGCCAACGTAATGCGGGCGCCAAGGCCTACACCTCCAAGTTCGCCCAGCAACGCAGCGACAGGCGCAGATGCTTTGCCCGTCCCCAGCCCAAACTGCACCGCGATGGACCTTTGTTCAAGATCGTTCGCGACTATCTGCTCCGGCACTGGTCTCCCCAGCAAATCGCTGGGCAGTTGAAGAAACTGCACCCTGACAACAAGCGCAAACAAGTGTCCCACGAGAGCATCTACACCTGCATCTACGCCCAGCCCCGCGGAGAGCTCAAGAAGGAGCTGGTGGCCTGCTTGCGCATGGCCCGCGCCAAGCGCTGGCCGCGCTCCAAGGGCGAGGATCGGCGTGGACAGATCACCGATCTGCTGAGCATCCATGTGCGCCCACCCGAGATTGAGGATCGTCAGTTGCCCGGGCACTGGGAGGGCGACCTCATCAAAGGCAAAGGCAATGCCAGTGCCATTGGCACGCTGCTCGAGCGCACGACCCGCCTGGTGGTGCTGGTCAAGCTGCCACACCCCAACCCGGCGACAGCGGCACATGTACTGCAGGCCTTCAGCGACAAGCTCAATGGCATTGCCAGCCCGATGCGCCAGAGCCTGACCTATGACCGAGGCAGTGAGATGGCAGAGCATGCCAAGCTCACCGAGAACACGGGCATGAAGGTGTACTTCTGTGACCCCTACAGCCCCTGGCAGCGGGGCTCCAACGAAAACACCAATGGATTGCTGCGGCAGTACTTCCCCAAGGGGACTGATCTGAGCGGCTATAGCCAGGAGTATCTGGATGCCGTAGCCGATGAGCTCAATGGGCGCCCCAGGATGACTCTGGGGTGGAGCAAGCCCATTGAGGTTTATGCCGAACATTTGGCCCGGCTGACCCTACAGCCTGATTCAGTGCATTAA